A section of the Sandaracinaceae bacterium genome encodes:
- the hisH gene encoding imidazole glycerol phosphate synthase subunit HisH, producing MKRVVLVDTSMGNLRSVARALDRAGAEITLSADPEAVRGADRVVVPGQGHFRDCAKALAGGLGEALRAHVDAGRPYLGICLGMQILFERSEEAEDVAGLGLFPGAVRRFADDLVDTDGRALKVPHMGWNVVRGAHPLLDPEAWLYFVHSYHCVPADPSLTVGTAEYGAPFCAAIAKDNVFACQFHPEKSQRAGARVLERFLEDAWS from the coding sequence ATGAAGCGCGTCGTCCTGGTCGACACGTCGATGGGCAACCTCCGGAGCGTCGCGCGCGCCCTCGATCGCGCCGGGGCCGAGATCACGCTCAGCGCCGACCCCGAGGCCGTGAGGGGCGCCGACCGCGTCGTCGTACCGGGGCAAGGACACTTCCGTGACTGCGCCAAGGCGCTCGCCGGCGGGCTCGGCGAGGCGCTCCGCGCGCACGTCGACGCCGGGCGGCCGTATCTCGGGATCTGTCTCGGCATGCAGATCCTCTTCGAGCGCAGCGAGGAGGCGGAGGACGTGGCCGGCCTCGGCCTGTTCCCCGGGGCCGTGCGCCGCTTCGCGGACGACCTCGTCGATACGGATGGGCGCGCGCTGAAGGTGCCGCACATGGGGTGGAACGTCGTGCGCGGCGCGCACCCGCTCCTGGACCCCGAGGCGTGGCTCTACTTCGTGCACTCGTACCACTGCGTGCCCGCCGACCCGTCGCTGACCGTGGGGACCGCCGAGTACGGCGCGCCGTTCTGTGCGGCGATCGCGAAGGACAACGTGTTCGCGTGCCAGTTTCACCCCGAGAAGAGCCAGCGCGCGGGAGCGCGGGTGCTCGAACGATTCCTGGAGGACGCGTGGAGCTGA
- the hisF gene encoding imidazole glycerol phosphate synthase subunit HisF, translating to MLARRIVPCLDVKAGRVVKGVQFVGLRDAGDPVECAIRYDREGADEITFLDITASSDERPIILDVVERTAAEIAVPLTVGGGVRERRDVRDLLHAGADKVSMNTAAVRDPSFVARMADGYGSQAIVVAIDARRREGGGFEVHTHGGRRGTGLDAVEWARKVAELGAGEILLTSMDRDGTRDGYDLALTRAVADAVSVPVIASGGVGGPEHVRAGLVEGGADAALAASIFHDGEFTIGQVKGYLAARGVPVRPVDGEPLAREPVEDEKDDD from the coding sequence ATGCTCGCGCGCCGCATCGTCCCGTGCCTCGACGTCAAGGCGGGCAGGGTGGTCAAGGGGGTCCAGTTCGTCGGGCTGCGCGACGCGGGAGATCCGGTGGAGTGCGCCATCCGCTACGACCGCGAGGGCGCCGACGAGATCACCTTCCTCGACATCACCGCGTCGAGCGACGAGCGGCCGATCATCCTCGACGTGGTCGAGCGCACCGCGGCCGAGATCGCCGTGCCGCTCACCGTCGGGGGCGGCGTGCGGGAGCGCCGCGACGTCCGCGACCTGCTCCACGCCGGGGCGGACAAGGTCTCGATGAACACCGCCGCCGTGCGCGACCCCAGCTTCGTGGCGCGCATGGCCGACGGGTACGGCTCGCAGGCCATCGTGGTCGCGATCGACGCGCGGCGTCGCGAGGGCGGCGGCTTCGAGGTGCACACCCACGGCGGCCGGCGCGGCACGGGGCTCGACGCCGTCGAGTGGGCACGCAAGGTGGCGGAGCTGGGCGCGGGCGAGATCCTCCTGACCAGCATGGACCGCGACGGGACGCGCGACGGCTACGACCTGGCGCTGACCCGCGCGGTGGCGGACGCGGTCTCGGTCCCCGTCATCGCGTCGGGCGGGGTCGGCGGCCCGGAGCACGTGCGCGCGGGGCTGGTGGAGGGTGGCGCCGACGCCGCGCTCGCCGCCTCCATCTTTCACGATGGAGAGTTCACGATCGGGCAGGTGAAGGGGTACCTTGCGGCGCGGGGCGTCCCCGTGCGCCCCGTCGACGGCGAGCCCCTCGCCAGAGAGCCGGTCGAGGACGAGAAGGACGACGATTGA
- the hisA gene encoding 1-(5-phosphoribosyl)-5-[(5-phosphoribosylamino)methylideneamino]imidazole-4-carboxamide isomerase: MELIPAIDLLGGAVVRLHKGDYDAAKVYSDDPVAQARAFAAAGASRIHVVDLDGARSGEPAHLEVIQSILGAVSVRVQVGGGIRTRESAERWLEAGAERVVLGTVAVKDPALTEALCKAHPGGVVVAIDARGDEVAVEGWREGTDRTVRELAEQVDAWGAAAILYTDIERDGTGHGPAVERTAALQEGLRATVIASGGIGGLLHLTQLYEAGVQAAVCGRALYEERFTLEAAIAACGGIA, translated from the coding sequence GTGGAGCTGATCCCTGCCATCGATCTGCTCGGCGGCGCCGTGGTGCGGCTCCACAAGGGCGACTACGACGCGGCGAAGGTGTACTCGGACGATCCCGTGGCGCAGGCGCGGGCGTTCGCGGCCGCGGGCGCGTCGCGCATCCACGTCGTCGATCTGGACGGCGCGCGGAGCGGCGAGCCGGCCCACCTCGAGGTGATCCAGTCCATCCTCGGCGCGGTGTCGGTCCGCGTGCAGGTGGGCGGCGGCATCCGGACGCGCGAGAGCGCCGAGCGCTGGCTCGAGGCGGGGGCCGAGCGCGTCGTGCTCGGCACCGTGGCCGTGAAGGATCCCGCGCTGACCGAGGCGCTCTGCAAGGCGCACCCCGGCGGCGTCGTCGTGGCCATCGACGCGCGCGGAGACGAGGTCGCGGTGGAGGGCTGGCGCGAGGGCACCGATCGGACGGTGCGGGAGCTGGCCGAGCAGGTGGACGCGTGGGGCGCGGCCGCCATCCTCTACACCGACATCGAGCGCGACGGCACGGGGCACGGACCCGCCGTGGAGCGCACGGCGGCGTTGCAAGAAGGCCTGCGCGCGACCGTGATCGCGTCCGGGGGCATCGGCGGGCTGCTGCACCTGACGCAGCTCTACGAGGCCGGCGTGCAGGCGGCCGTGTGCGGGCGCGCGCTCTACGAGGAGCGGTTCACGCTCGAGGCCGCGATCGCCGCGTGCGGAGGCATCGCCTGA